A DNA window from Leptolyngbya sp. KIOST-1 contains the following coding sequences:
- the pstS gene encoding phosphate ABC transporter substrate-binding protein PstS, translated as MMFNRKAFNRKALLAASLPVILGVAACGGDTTTAGDPDAPPVTAGGGTGNTIAISGAGATFPAPIFQRWFDAYNREVNPDVQVSYQSVGSGAGLEQYIAGTVDFGASEAPITESEDRMKSFQDAYPFEPIQLPIVGGHVSWSYNLPGIEDRELRLSREVYCGIATGEITQWSDPAIAEVNPDLDLPDLPITFAHRSDGSGTTFVFVNHLDTVCDNWQAGVGTSVDWPVGIGGQGNEGVAATIQQNEGAIGYLSYAYAALNDISSAVIENQAGNFVEPTPENAANALLDAEVPDDFALLVPDPAGEDAYPIVGLVWVMIYQEYEDDARWQAMRDVFEWALGPDGRALTEELLFVPLPDPLVQRVQEVFDTVNAG; from the coding sequence ATGATGTTTAATCGCAAAGCGTTCAATCGCAAAGCACTGCTGGCGGCATCCCTGCCTGTGATTCTGGGTGTGGCGGCCTGCGGAGGCGACACAACCACCGCCGGTGACCCCGACGCTCCCCCGGTAACCGCTGGCGGTGGCACCGGCAACACCATTGCCATCAGCGGCGCCGGTGCTACCTTCCCAGCGCCCATCTTCCAGCGCTGGTTTGACGCCTATAACCGCGAAGTCAACCCCGACGTGCAGGTCAGCTATCAGTCCGTGGGCAGTGGTGCCGGTCTGGAGCAGTACATTGCGGGCACCGTAGACTTTGGTGCGTCCGAGGCTCCCATCACCGAGTCCGAAGACCGGATGAAGTCCTTCCAGGATGCCTATCCCTTCGAGCCGATTCAGCTGCCCATCGTCGGTGGCCACGTGTCCTGGTCCTACAACCTGCCGGGTATCGAAGACCGGGAACTGAGGCTCAGCCGCGAGGTGTACTGCGGCATCGCCACTGGGGAGATCACCCAGTGGAGCGACCCTGCAATCGCCGAGGTCAACCCCGATCTCGATCTTCCTGACCTGCCCATCACCTTTGCCCACCGTTCCGACGGTTCGGGTACCACCTTTGTGTTTGTCAACCACCTCGACACGGTTTGCGACAACTGGCAGGCGGGCGTTGGCACCTCCGTGGACTGGCCGGTGGGCATTGGTGGCCAGGGCAACGAGGGCGTAGCCGCCACCATTCAGCAAAATGAAGGGGCGATCGGCTATCTGTCCTACGCCTATGCCGCCCTCAACGACATTTCCTCCGCCGTGATCGAAAACCAGGCCGGCAACTTTGTGGAGCCTACTCCCGAAAACGCCGCTAACGCCCTGCTCGACGCGGAAGTGCCCGACGACTTTGCCCTGCTGGTGCCTGACCCTGCCGGCGAAGACGCCTACCCCATTGTGGGTCTGGTCTGGGTAATGATCTACCAGGAGTACGAAGATGATGCCCGCTGGCAGGCCATGCGCGACGTGTTCGAGTGGGCGCTGGGGCCCGACGGTCGGGCTCTGACCGAGGAGCTGCTGTTTGTGCCTCTGCCCGATCCCCTGGTACAAAGGGTTCAAGAAGTGTTTGATACCGTCAACGCGGGTTAA
- the pstC gene encoding phosphate ABC transporter permease subunit PstC — translation MALAEQSTGFTKRSLEKRTSTARVLDVGFWGFTLTLAIGAGAVLFWIIMQTAVSAWPAIQQFGLGFIVGTTWNPVTNIYGVLPMIYGTLVTSFIALLIAVPLGIGVAIFLTEGFAPKWVTTPIAFAIELIVAIPSVVLGIWGIFVLIPFIRPIFRAINAYLGWIPIFGGPNPRGNSLLLVGLVLAIMIVPIIISITRGTFEVLPRELRNGSLALGATRWETILRVLIPAGLSGIISSVMLAMGRALGETMVAAMLVGNANRIDISWLQPGSTITALIASQFGEAGRTQVSALMYAGLVLMVLALVVNILAELIIRKFQNIE, via the coding sequence ATGGCCCTGGCTGAACAATCAACAGGCTTTACTAAGCGCAGTCTCGAAAAGCGCACCAGCACGGCTCGGGTTTTAGATGTGGGCTTTTGGGGGTTTACCCTCACGCTGGCCATTGGGGCTGGGGCGGTACTGTTCTGGATTATTATGCAGACGGCGGTTTCGGCCTGGCCTGCTATCCAGCAGTTTGGCCTCGGCTTTATTGTCGGCACTACCTGGAACCCGGTCACCAACATCTACGGGGTGCTGCCAATGATCTACGGCACCCTGGTGACCTCCTTTATCGCTTTGCTGATTGCTGTACCCCTGGGCATAGGGGTGGCGATTTTCTTGACTGAGGGGTTTGCGCCCAAGTGGGTGACTACCCCCATTGCCTTTGCCATCGAGCTGATTGTGGCGATTCCCAGTGTGGTTCTGGGCATCTGGGGCATTTTCGTCCTGATTCCGTTTATCCGGCCCATTTTCAGAGCTATAAACGCCTATCTGGGCTGGATTCCTATTTTTGGCGGCCCCAACCCCCGCGGCAACAGCCTGCTGCTGGTGGGGTTGGTGCTGGCCATCATGATTGTGCCGATTATTATTTCCATCACCCGGGGCACCTTTGAAGTTCTGCCACGGGAGTTGCGCAACGGCTCCCTGGCCCTGGGGGCGACGCGGTGGGAGACTATTCTGCGGGTGCTGATTCCGGCTGGGCTGTCTGGCATCATCAGTTCGGTAATGCTGGCCATGGGGCGAGCCCTGGGCGAAACGATGGTGGCGGCTATGCTGGTGGGCAACGCCAACCGCATCGATATTTCCTGGCTACAGCCCGGCTCGACCATTACCGCTCTGATTGCGTCTCAGTTTGGAGAGGCGGGGCGGACCCAGGTGTCGGCGCTGATGTACGCCGGTCTGGTGCTGATGGTGTTGGCCCTGGTGGTCAATATTTTGGCGGAGCTAATTATTCGCAAATTCCAGAACATCGAGTAG
- a CDS encoding DUF561 domain-containing protein produces the protein MRSDLQRAFATHSVLKIISGLTNLDHERVAAVVKAADQGGATFVDIAADADLVRLARANTTLPICVSAVEPEAFLAPVAAGADLIEIGNFDAFYAQGRRFEAPEVLDLTRRTRALLPQITLSVTVPHILALDEQVALAEALVAAGADIIQTEGGTSSQPTHPGTLGLIEKAAPTLAAAHAISRAVAVPVLCASGLSDVTAPMAIAAGAAGVGVGSAVNKLDNPLAMVAVVRQLAESLQTVRVGAMR, from the coding sequence ATGCGTTCTGATTTGCAGCGGGCTTTTGCCACCCACTCCGTGCTCAAAATCATCAGCGGCCTCACCAACCTCGATCACGAGCGGGTAGCCGCCGTGGTCAAAGCCGCCGACCAGGGCGGGGCCACCTTTGTCGACATCGCCGCCGATGCCGACCTGGTGCGCCTGGCCAGGGCCAACACCACCCTGCCCATCTGTGTTTCGGCGGTAGAGCCCGAAGCCTTTTTGGCCCCCGTCGCCGCCGGGGCCGACCTGATCGAAATTGGCAACTTCGACGCCTTCTACGCCCAGGGCCGTCGCTTTGAAGCGCCCGAGGTGCTCGACCTCACCCGCCGCACCCGCGCCCTGCTGCCCCAGATCACCCTGTCGGTGACGGTACCCCACATTCTGGCCCTCGACGAGCAGGTGGCGCTGGCCGAAGCCCTGGTGGCCGCCGGGGCCGACATCATCCAGACCGAGGGGGGCACCAGCAGCCAGCCCACCCACCCCGGCACCCTGGGGCTGATCGAAAAAGCTGCCCCCACCCTGGCGGCGGCCCACGCTATCTCCCGGGCGGTGGCGGTGCCGGTGCTGTGCGCCTCGGGCCTGTCGGATGTGACCGCTCCGATGGCGATCGCCGCCGGTGCCGCAGGCGTCGGCGTGGGCTCAGCCGTCAACAAGCTCGACAACCCACTGGCGATGGTCGCCGTGGTGCGCCAGCTGGCCGAGAGCCTGCAAACCGTGCGCGTCGGCGCAATGCGCTAG
- the pstA gene encoding phosphate ABC transporter permease PstA, producing the protein MDTADIRADVAYGTDDFDMTGQALATHRRILGKGLTVLTMVFAAAVVVPLLWVLLSVFQKGVDAFVFPDLFTRLPPPPGLSEGGVGHAIIGSLMTLGIGTAISVPFGVLAAVYLAEFGRGTRLAYLVKFSCNVLTGVPAILMGLFAYNIIVRPMGSFSAFSGGVALSVLMLPIIIRSTEEALLLVPNEMRLASTGIGATRFQTVTQIVLPAAVTAIITGIVLGVARAAGEAAPLLFTAFNNNFWATSIWQPVSTLPVLIYFFSIIPYKASQQLAWAAALVLLAIVLTFSIAARYLSRKQKF; encoded by the coding sequence ATGGATACCGCAGACATTAGGGCTGATGTGGCCTACGGAACCGATGACTTTGACATGACTGGCCAGGCGCTGGCCACCCACCGCCGAATTTTGGGTAAGGGGCTGACGGTGCTGACCATGGTGTTTGCCGCAGCGGTGGTGGTGCCCTTGCTCTGGGTGCTGCTCAGCGTCTTTCAGAAGGGGGTCGATGCGTTTGTCTTCCCCGATCTGTTTACCCGGCTGCCGCCCCCGCCGGGTCTGTCGGAGGGTGGGGTAGGCCATGCCATTATCGGTTCACTGATGACCCTTGGCATTGGCACGGCCATTTCGGTGCCCTTCGGTGTTTTGGCTGCGGTCTACCTGGCCGAGTTTGGGCGCGGTACCCGGCTGGCCTACCTGGTGAAATTTTCCTGCAACGTGCTAACCGGGGTGCCCGCCATTCTCATGGGGCTGTTTGCCTACAACATCATCGTCCGGCCGATGGGGTCCTTTTCGGCTTTTTCGGGCGGGGTGGCCCTGTCGGTGCTGATGTTGCCCATCATTATTCGCTCCACGGAGGAGGCGTTGCTGCTGGTGCCCAATGAAATGCGCCTGGCCTCTACGGGGATTGGCGCTACGCGGTTTCAAACCGTGACTCAGATTGTTTTGCCTGCGGCGGTTACGGCCATTATTACCGGCATTGTGCTGGGGGTGGCACGGGCCGCTGGGGAGGCGGCACCCCTGCTGTTCACCGCCTTTAACAACAACTTCTGGGCCACCAGTATCTGGCAACCGGTGTCGACCCTGCCGGTGCTGATCTACTTCTTCTCCATCATTCCCTACAAAGCTTCCCAGCAGCTGGCCTGGGCTGCGGCCCTGGTGCTGCTGGCCATCGTGCTGACCTTCAGCATTGCCGCCCGCTACCTGAGCCGCAAGCAGAAGTTCTAG
- a CDS encoding rhodanese-like domain-containing protein translates to MDHDLIFRQLFDADSSTYTYLLADPTSRQAVLIDPVFEQHQRDRALIEELGLTLVATLDTHCHADHVTGAWLMQQALGSKIGISGRYGDMVQGADYLLDHGDVVKFAQRSLEVRATPGHTDGCITYVLDDHSMAFTGDCLLIRGAGRCDFQQGNAHTMYASITEQIFSLPDDCIIWPAHDYSGRTSSSVAEEKAYNPRIGGQADEIDFVGYMENLGLPHPKKIDIAIPANCVCGKPEDGKMPAVAEWGPVRLTYGGVKEIDPQWVAENLGKVNVLDVRGQDEFNAELGHIAGAQLLPLGELEGRVDEISAGQPVVAVCKSGRRSAQATVILKKQGLKEVASLRGGMLRWNAAHLPVEKA, encoded by the coding sequence GTGGATCACGACCTCATCTTTCGCCAACTCTTCGATGCCGACTCGTCCACCTACACCTACCTGCTGGCCGACCCGACCTCTAGGCAGGCCGTGCTGATCGACCCGGTGTTTGAGCAGCACCAGCGCGATCGCGCCCTGATCGAAGAGCTCGGCCTGACGCTGGTGGCCACCCTCGACACCCACTGCCATGCTGACCACGTGACCGGTGCGTGGCTGATGCAGCAGGCGCTGGGTTCAAAAATTGGCATTTCGGGGCGCTACGGCGATATGGTGCAGGGGGCCGACTATTTGCTCGATCACGGGGATGTAGTGAAGTTTGCCCAGCGCAGTCTCGAAGTTCGCGCCACCCCCGGCCACACCGACGGCTGCATTACCTATGTGCTCGACGACCACTCCATGGCCTTTACCGGCGACTGTCTGCTGATTCGCGGTGCGGGTCGCTGCGACTTTCAGCAGGGCAACGCCCACACCATGTACGCTTCCATCACCGAGCAGATCTTTAGCCTGCCTGACGACTGCATCATCTGGCCGGCCCACGACTACAGCGGTCGCACGTCATCTAGCGTAGCTGAAGAAAAGGCCTACAACCCCCGCATTGGGGGCCAAGCCGACGAAATTGACTTCGTAGGCTACATGGAAAACCTGGGCCTGCCCCACCCCAAAAAAATCGACATCGCCATTCCGGCCAACTGCGTTTGCGGCAAACCGGAGGATGGCAAAATGCCCGCCGTGGCCGAGTGGGGGCCAGTGCGCCTTACCTACGGCGGCGTCAAAGAGATAGATCCCCAGTGGGTGGCCGAAAACTTAGGCAAAGTAAACGTGCTCGACGTGCGCGGCCAGGATGAGTTTAACGCCGAGCTAGGCCACATTGCGGGGGCTCAGCTGCTGCCGCTAGGTGAGCTAGAGGGGCGAGTGGATGAGATTTCTGCAGGGCAGCCGGTGGTGGCGGTATGCAAATCGGGACGGCGATCGGCCCAAGCTACCGTGATTCTTAAAAAGCAGGGGCTAAAAGAGGTGGCCAGCCTGCGCGGCGGCATGCTGAGGTGGAATGCCGCCCACCTGCCCGTAGAGAAAGCTTAG
- the pstB gene encoding phosphate ABC transporter ATP-binding protein PstB has protein sequence MYDTSATAVDTRRTFEVRNLSVYYGGTVALRDVTLDILEGKITAFIGPSGCGKSTLLRCFNRTNDLIPGAGVKGHLTYKGKGLYDDSVDPVVVRRRVGMVFQQPNPFPKSIYDNVAFGLRVNGFKGNLDEVVETSLRKAVLWDEVKDKLKDLGTSLSGGQQQRLCIARAIAISPDVLLMDEPCSALDPISTLRIEELMNELKREFTIIIVTHNMQQASRVADYTAFFNAEALEGGKRVGYLVEVDRTETIFSNPQDQRTRDYVSGKFG, from the coding sequence ATGTACGATACGAGCGCCACAGCTGTGGATACCCGGCGCACCTTTGAGGTGAGAAACCTATCGGTTTACTACGGTGGCACCGTAGCCCTGCGGGACGTCACTCTGGATATTCTAGAGGGCAAGATCACGGCGTTTATCGGCCCTTCGGGCTGTGGCAAAAGCACCCTGCTGCGCTGCTTTAACCGCACCAATGATCTCATTCCAGGGGCTGGGGTGAAGGGCCATCTCACCTACAAGGGCAAGGGCCTCTACGATGACTCTGTTGACCCGGTGGTGGTGCGCCGCCGCGTTGGCATGGTGTTTCAACAGCCCAACCCCTTTCCCAAGTCGATCTACGACAACGTGGCGTTTGGTCTGCGGGTGAATGGCTTTAAGGGCAATCTGGACGAGGTGGTGGAGACCTCCCTGCGTAAGGCGGTTCTGTGGGATGAGGTGAAAGACAAGCTCAAGGATTTGGGCACGTCGCTGTCCGGGGGGCAGCAGCAGCGCTTGTGCATTGCCCGCGCCATTGCCATTAGCCCAGACGTGCTGCTGATGGATGAGCCTTGCTCGGCCCTCGACCCGATCTCCACCCTGCGTATTGAGGAGTTGATGAACGAACTCAAGCGGGAGTTCACCATCATCATCGTCACCCACAACATGCAGCAGGCCTCGCGGGTGGCCGACTACACGGCGTTCTTCAATGCCGAGGCCCTGGAGGGGGGCAAGCGGGTGGGCTACCTGGTGGAGGTGGACAGAACCGAGACTATTTTCTCGAACCCCCAGGACCAGCGCACCCGGGATTACGTCAGCGGTAAGTTTGGCTAG
- a CDS encoding TerB family tellurite resistance protein, with protein MPDSETLACLETLAAVAKLKGDPTPQEFEAFLAALNSFAPLPVGVTPEGLLRDPTPVEYWLAQIQTPAMQQQVYRGAAAIARAKGIDPQEAALLAQLREAFQLDPETARTLARQPLRTRSSELAVNSALAGMAALIGRQGEVRRLIFDYALGAAIVGLVPLRGGGTLELKFLIVLGLILKMIWDIRNVWGKPQGQDVLAVVGNLFGFMAAVIAGFLAWATLVGLGVVVPYVGAFARAAGFATATWVAGQSTNQFYTSQKRPDFTALTRAFPNLMSSDR; from the coding sequence ATGCCCGACTCCGAAACCCTCGCCTGCCTCGAAACCCTGGCCGCCGTCGCCAAGCTCAAGGGCGACCCGACGCCGCAGGAATTTGAGGCCTTTCTGGCCGCGCTCAACAGCTTCGCCCCGCTGCCGGTGGGGGTGACGCCGGAGGGGCTGCTGCGCGATCCGACCCCGGTGGAGTACTGGCTGGCGCAGATTCAGACCCCCGCCATGCAGCAGCAGGTATACCGGGGGGCGGCGGCGATCGCCCGGGCCAAGGGTATCGATCCCCAGGAGGCGGCGCTGCTGGCCCAGCTGCGAGAGGCCTTTCAGCTGGACCCGGAAACCGCCAGAACTCTGGCCAGACAGCCCCTGCGAACTCGCTCATCGGAGTTGGCGGTCAACTCGGCCCTGGCGGGGATGGCTGCGCTGATTGGCCGCCAGGGGGAGGTGCGACGGCTGATTTTTGACTACGCGCTGGGGGCGGCGATCGTGGGGCTGGTGCCGCTGCGGGGGGGCGGCACCCTGGAACTGAAATTTCTGATTGTGCTCGGCCTGATTCTGAAAATGATCTGGGATATTCGCAACGTCTGGGGCAAACCCCAGGGCCAGGACGTGCTGGCGGTGGTGGGCAACCTGTTTGGCTTTATGGCCGCCGTCATCGCTGGTTTTTTGGCCTGGGCCACGCTGGTTGGGCTGGGGGTTGTGGTGCCCTACGTGGGGGCCTTTGCCCGTGCCGCTGGCTTTGCCACGGCCACCTGGGTGGCGGGGCAGTCCACCAACCAGTTCTACACCAGCCAAAAGCGGCCCGACTTTACCGCCCTCACCCGGGCCTTCCCGAACCTGATGTCTTCGGACAGGTAG
- a CDS encoding Uma2 family endonuclease has protein sequence MVQAQPRTGPTITWPPLPDDFQLIDDPVENIHQPPLAAALTDALGAAQRIRPEMLIGSNFGLVAGVDDETIVKAPDWFYVPRVNPIPEDVVRRSYTPQLEGDAVAVVMEFLSADDNGELSIRSIAPYGKLYFYEHILQVPTYVIYAPQRAKLEVRHLQNGRYEIQQPDAAGRFWIEPLELFLGIWYGERLAQTLNWLRWWDADGNLLLWSSEQAETERQRAEVERQRAEVERQRADRLAALLRAQGIDPDQLP, from the coding sequence ATGGTTCAAGCTCAGCCCCGTACTGGCCCGACGATCACCTGGCCACCATTGCCCGACGACTTCCAACTGATCGACGACCCAGTGGAAAACATTCATCAGCCGCCCTTGGCCGCCGCCCTCACCGATGCCCTCGGCGCAGCCCAACGCATTCGGCCTGAAATGTTGATCGGCTCCAACTTTGGCCTAGTTGCCGGGGTCGATGACGAAACCATCGTCAAAGCGCCTGACTGGTTCTACGTGCCACGGGTGAATCCAATTCCTGAGGATGTCGTACGCCGCAGCTACACTCCCCAGCTAGAAGGCGATGCGGTAGCTGTCGTGATGGAATTCCTCTCTGCCGATGATAACGGTGAGCTATCCATTCGATCGATTGCACCCTACGGCAAGCTTTACTTCTACGAACACATTTTGCAGGTGCCCACCTACGTTATCTACGCCCCTCAAAGGGCCAAATTAGAAGTGCGTCACCTGCAAAACGGGCGCTATGAAATTCAACAACCCGATGCTGCAGGACGCTTCTGGATTGAGCCCCTGGAGCTATTTTTAGGGATCTGGTACGGCGAACGCCTAGCCCAAACTCTCAACTGGCTGCGCTGGTGGGATGCCGACGGCAACCTGCTGCTCTGGAGTTCAGAACAGGCCGAAACCGAGCGCCAGCGGGCTGAAGTCGAGCGTCAGCGGGCTGAAGTTGAGCGTCAACGGGCCGATCGCCTAGCCGCCCTACTCCGCGCCCAGGGCATTGACCCCGACCAGCTCCCGTAA
- the wrbA gene encoding NAD(P)H:quinone oxidoreductase translates to MKLLVVYYTMYGHTMQLAQAVAEGAKQVAGIEVVLRRVQEFDAVNQVIDQNDVARQVREQQQEIPVCTVDDLREADGVVFGSPTRYGNMTAQMKQLFDSTASLWLNGEMEGKPAGVFTSTASTHGGQETTLLTMMVPLLHLGMLVVGVPYSIEGMIHTEARGGTPYGASTIAGGQGELSPKPEDLAIAQALGQRVAQVTTQVRGG, encoded by the coding sequence ATGAAACTTTTAGTCGTTTACTACACCATGTATGGCCACACGATGCAGCTGGCCCAGGCGGTAGCTGAGGGGGCCAAACAGGTGGCTGGCATTGAGGTGGTCCTGCGTCGGGTGCAGGAATTTGATGCCGTCAATCAGGTCATCGATCAGAACGATGTTGCCCGCCAGGTGCGGGAGCAGCAGCAGGAGATTCCGGTGTGTACCGTCGATGATCTGAGAGAAGCCGATGGCGTGGTGTTTGGATCGCCCACCCGCTACGGCAACATGACCGCCCAAATGAAGCAGCTGTTCGACTCCACTGCCAGCCTCTGGCTGAATGGCGAGATGGAAGGCAAGCCTGCGGGGGTGTTTACCTCCACCGCCTCCACCCACGGCGGCCAGGAGACCACCCTGCTGACGATGATGGTGCCGCTGCTGCACCTGGGCATGCTGGTGGTGGGCGTGCCCTATTCCATAGAGGGCATGATTCATACCGAAGCGCGGGGCGGTACGCCTTATGGGGCCTCCACTATCGCCGGTGGCCAGGGAGAACTCAGCCCCAAACCAGAAGATCTGGCGATCGCCCAGGCCCTGGGGCAGCGGGTAGCCCAGGTGACGACCCAGGTTCGAGGCGGTTAA
- a CDS encoding lipase family protein — MDKFKRRQFLLGGVAAGSAASLGTEYVRRERARERQAIIDAFAAEFYDPNDIIQAAVTGDTRMVEEFQAIQAAAAFPPPPVAYNREISKRLILLSRLATQQYITGRNDPSYDGNLQQLLDYSPSLDKYRLVTNFRGQERQVNDQIELQIPQQVIDDPTLLDDPTALEDTLAQTEDAIRTGVTAAVRVGRRIEVFFGFLLESDDDSILVFRGTQRTAEWVGNIYAVQQPYLDPTSGESLGNIHTGFRRIANSIINPVVVDAVNQIDPSKPCYVSGHSLGAALATVLALDIALALPQLRPSLQLYVYASPRVGNTQFARSYAQILPNSFRITNLADPIPTMPPTRLRAEFVHVGEEWSFLTQGGDILPNHIVDTYRRAVNAEAETNQRREFPLSGLA; from the coding sequence ATGGACAAATTCAAACGGCGGCAGTTTTTGCTGGGGGGGGTGGCGGCGGGTAGCGCCGCCAGCCTGGGTACCGAATACGTGCGGCGGGAGCGGGCCAGGGAGCGCCAGGCGATTATCGATGCCTTCGCAGCTGAGTTTTACGACCCCAACGACATTATTCAGGCGGCGGTCACAGGCGACACTCGCATGGTCGAGGAGTTTCAGGCGATCCAGGCGGCAGCGGCCTTTCCGCCGCCGCCCGTGGCCTACAACCGGGAGATTTCCAAACGTCTGATTTTGCTCAGTCGGCTGGCCACCCAGCAGTACATCACCGGGCGCAACGATCCCAGCTACGACGGCAACCTGCAGCAGCTACTCGACTACAGCCCCAGCCTCGATAAGTACCGCCTGGTCACCAACTTTCGGGGCCAGGAGCGGCAGGTCAACGACCAGATCGAGCTTCAGATTCCCCAGCAGGTGATTGACGATCCCACCCTCCTGGACGATCCCACCGCTTTGGAGGACACCCTGGCCCAAACCGAGGACGCCATTCGCACCGGGGTAACGGCGGCGGTGCGGGTGGGCCGCCGGATCGAAGTGTTCTTCGGGTTTTTGCTGGAGTCTGACGACGACAGCATTTTGGTCTTTCGCGGCACCCAGCGCACCGCCGAGTGGGTGGGCAATATCTATGCCGTGCAGCAGCCCTACCTCGATCCCACCAGCGGCGAAAGCCTGGGCAACATCCACACGGGCTTTCGCCGCATTGCCAACAGCATCATTAACCCGGTGGTGGTGGACGCAGTAAACCAGATCGACCCCAGCAAGCCCTGCTACGTGTCGGGCCACAGCCTGGGGGCGGCGCTGGCCACGGTGCTGGCCCTCGATATTGCCCTGGCCCTGCCCCAGTTGCGGCCCAGCCTGCAACTCTATGTGTACGCCAGCCCCAGGGTGGGCAACACCCAGTTTGCCCGCAGCTACGCCCAGATTTTGCCCAACAGCTTTCGGATCACCAACCTGGCCGACCCCATCCCCACCATGCCCCCCACCCGACTGCGGGCCGAGTTTGTGCACGTGGGGGAAGAATGGTCCTTTCTCACCCAGGGGGGCGATATTTTGCCCAACCACATTGTCGATACCTACCGGCGGGCGGTAAATGCCGAAGCCGAAACCAACCAGCGGCGGGAGTTCCCCCTCAGCGGTCTGGCTTAA
- the dnaB gene encoding replicative DNA helicase has translation MVQNLKFDAVSDRLPPQNIEAEEAILGGILLDPEAIGRVMEILTPDAFYIGAHRDIYKGALALHAKGQPADLMTIAVWLKDNGKLEQVGGQTRLAQLVDRTISAANIDQYATLVMDKYTRRLLIQSGGDIAQLGYDTTLPLENVLDQAEQRLFGITQARPQGGLTATSDILIETFSEIEQRSLGVVLPGIPCGFYDLDAMTQGFQRSDLIIAAARPSMGKTSFVLNIARNIAALQKLPVAIYSLEMSKVQLVYRLLSSEVEMESSRLRTGRIAQNEWEKLGHAISVLSQMPIFIDDTPNISVTEIRSRCRRLQAEQGGALGLILIDYLQLMEGGGDNRVQELSKMTRSLKGLARELNVPIIALSQLSRGVESRTNKRPMMSDLRESGAIEQDADLIMMLYREEYYDPDTPDRGIAEIILTKHRNGPTGTVKLLFEPQFTRFRNLATPGM, from the coding sequence ATGGTTCAAAATCTCAAATTTGACGCGGTCAGCGATCGCCTGCCTCCCCAAAACATTGAGGCTGAGGAAGCCATTTTGGGGGGGATTTTGCTCGACCCGGAGGCGATCGGTCGGGTGATGGAGATTCTCACCCCCGACGCTTTTTACATCGGTGCCCACCGGGACATCTACAAGGGGGCACTGGCCCTCCACGCCAAGGGGCAGCCCGCCGACCTGATGACGATCGCCGTGTGGCTGAAGGACAACGGCAAGCTGGAGCAGGTGGGGGGCCAAACCCGCCTGGCCCAGCTGGTCGATCGCACTATCAGCGCCGCCAACATCGACCAGTACGCCACCCTGGTGATGGACAAGTACACCCGTCGCCTGCTGATCCAGTCGGGGGGCGACATTGCCCAACTGGGCTACGACACCACCCTGCCCCTGGAGAATGTGCTGGACCAGGCGGAGCAGCGGCTGTTTGGCATCACCCAGGCCCGGCCCCAGGGGGGGCTGACGGCCACCTCCGATATTTTGATCGAGACGTTTTCGGAGATCGAGCAGCGGTCCCTCGGCGTCGTCCTGCCCGGCATCCCCTGCGGCTTCTACGACCTGGACGCCATGACCCAGGGTTTTCAGCGCTCAGACTTGATTATTGCCGCTGCGAGACCGTCAATGGGCAAGACTAGCTTCGTGCTCAATATAGCTCGCAATATCGCGGCTTTGCAAAAGCTTCCTGTAGCTATTTATAGCTTAGAAATGTCGAAGGTGCAGCTGGTCTATCGCCTGCTCTCCAGTGAAGTGGAGATGGAGAGCAGCCGCCTGCGCACGGGCCGCATCGCCCAGAACGAGTGGGAAAAGCTGGGCCACGCCATCAGCGTGCTATCCCAGATGCCAATTTTTATTGACGACACCCCCAACATCTCTGTCACCGAAATTCGCTCCCGCTGTCGACGTCTCCAGGCGGAGCAGGGTGGGGCCCTGGGGCTAATCTTGATCGACTACCTGCAACTGATGGAGGGCGGCGGCGACAACCGGGTGCAGGAATTGTCGAAAATGACGCGATCGCTCAAGGGTCTGGCCCGGGAATTGAACGTACCGATCATCGCCCTGTCGCAGCTCAGCCGTGGCGTCGAGTCGCGCACCAACAAGCGCCCGATGATGAGCGATCTACGTGAGAGTGGTGCGATCGAGCAGGACGCAGACCTGATCATGATGCTCTACCGCGAAGAGTATTATGACCCCGACACCCCCGATCGCGGCATTGCCGAGATCATCCTCACCAAGCACCGCAACGGGCCTACGGGCACCGTCAAGCTGCTGTTCGAGCCGCAGTTTACCCGCTTCCGCAACCTGGCCACACCGGGCATGTAG